The following proteins come from a genomic window of Gossypium raimondii isolate GPD5lz chromosome 5, ASM2569854v1, whole genome shotgun sequence:
- the LOC105767111 gene encoding uncharacterized protein LOC105767111, with translation MEIADYHHGVNARDLSLVPDLVLPLKFKTLEFEKYNGTSCPEAHITMFYRRMTGYVNNDQLLIHCFQDSLIGSAAKWYNQLSHADIHSWKDLAQAFMKQYGHVTNMAPDRITLQNMENKQSESFRQYTQRWREVATQVQPPLLEKETTMLFINTLKAPFINHMLGSTTMTFSDIVMSGEMIENAVRSGRIDAGEGIKRSTPKNKKN, from the coding sequence ATGGAAATTGCTGACTACCATCACGGGGTTAACGCTAGGGATCTAAGTTTGGTCCCAGATTTAGTGCTCCCACTGAAATTTAAGACTctagaatttgaaaagtataatgggactagttgtcctgaagctcaTATAACGATGTTCTATCGAAGAATGACAGGATACGTTAATAACGATCAGTTATTAATTCATTGCTTTCAAGATAGTCTGATTGGGTCGGCtgccaaatggtacaaccaGTTAAGCCACGCCGATATCCACTCATGGAAAGACTTGGCACAGGCTTTCATGAAGCAATACGGCCATGTGACAAACATGGCACCCGACAGAATTACACTGCAGAACATGGAAAATAAGCAAAGTGAGAGCTTCAGGCAATATACCCAAAGATGGAGAGAGGTAGCGACACAAGTCCAGCCACCTCTTCTGGAGAAAGAGACAACtatgcttttcatcaacactctGAAAGCTCCCTTCATTAACCATATGTTAGGAAGCACTACCATGACCTTCTCAGATATAGTAATGTCCGGcgagatgattgaaaatgcaGTAAGGAGTGGGAGGATAGACGCGGGAGAAGGCATCAAAAGATCAACcccaaagaataagaaaaattaa